One stretch of bacterium DNA includes these proteins:
- a CDS encoding energy transducer TonB: MNETWRDDLRRLKGRRFAYWAAVASILFHLLALAVFWLLPAPERSADGDAPVWIDLSQVDAPLPPSAGKVVTAPLPANQRPPEDARYLAERSHRADTQTHRADVPINEFQGEVGTRGQSPKPGRKAGAPKPSRRYEIPEVGEGMRPKTEGAGEGAAGQGEKATQKSLDDLIDSVGYQASRDGASGAAGGGNVSPYNPDSGVPGNAISLNTREFKYFGYFSGLKEKIEWAWVYPQDAMYRGQQGQLTLAFTILRSGRLKEIKLVRTSGFPLLDQGARRAVEDAADFSPFPESWPDEELTIVGTFAYRLYGAKSVF; encoded by the coding sequence TTGAACGAGACCTGGCGCGACGATTTACGACGGCTCAAAGGGCGGCGCTTCGCCTATTGGGCGGCCGTCGCGTCCATACTTTTTCACCTGCTCGCGCTTGCCGTTTTCTGGCTGTTGCCCGCACCCGAGCGATCGGCCGACGGCGACGCCCCCGTCTGGATCGACCTGTCGCAGGTGGACGCGCCGCTTCCGCCGAGTGCGGGAAAGGTCGTCACCGCGCCGCTGCCGGCAAACCAACGCCCACCGGAGGACGCGCGGTATCTGGCGGAGCGGTCGCACCGCGCGGACACGCAGACGCATCGCGCGGACGTGCCCATCAACGAGTTTCAGGGCGAGGTCGGAACGCGCGGTCAGTCCCCAAAGCCGGGTCGCAAGGCGGGCGCCCCGAAGCCCTCGCGCCGCTATGAGATTCCCGAGGTCGGCGAAGGCATGCGTCCGAAAACCGAGGGTGCCGGCGAAGGCGCGGCCGGCCAAGGCGAGAAGGCCACGCAAAAATCGCTCGACGATTTGATTGACTCGGTCGGCTACCAGGCCAGTCGCGATGGCGCAAGCGGCGCCGCCGGCGGCGGGAACGTATCGCCCTACAATCCCGATTCGGGCGTGCCGGGAAATGCAATTAGCCTCAACACCCGCGAGTTCAAGTATTTCGGCTATTTTTCCGGCCTGAAGGAGAAAATCGAGTGGGCGTGGGTCTACCCGCAGGACGCCATGTATCGCGGGCAGCAGGGCCAGCTCACGCTTGCCTTCACGATCCTGCGTTCGGGGCGGCTGAAAGAGATCAAGCTCGTGCGTACGAGCGGTTTTCCGCTCCTCGACCAGGGAGCCCGGCGCGCCGTCGAGGACGCGGCCGATTTTT